Proteins encoded together in one Telopea speciosissima isolate NSW1024214 ecotype Mountain lineage chromosome 6, Tspe_v1, whole genome shotgun sequence window:
- the LOC122663645 gene encoding uncharacterized protein LOC122663645, with product MALIANQTQGSYAAFSSTPISSTKGVKLKPFVARQLSRRSDGWTSSKHRLHLSIGTSRVLGPVRRPLKILAFKGSAQSNESGSRSSGYKLPKDSVKLSYVPHEGEETATESLDVQNVYASEGDGTSLGSVAIQKLFKKWLMILRTKSSSPATNGVLGERPSESKISEHQSDDQKQVTVKIVKAAWCYFLGLDAMIKIPLLIFIPWYLAVNIVYGSSVSKELRPLWILGPLIMALYIKMLQGLCALYVFTFKQTMIVVKNFPTYTLLAYNYMAQGKLKEDLRARFWQPVLDTKNLDYKALSKRKLIEFGEWVAEKYVDYVESIWPFYCRTIRFLKKANLI from the exons ATGGCACTAATAGCCAATCAGACACAG GGTTCCTATGCGGCCTTTTCCTCAACGCCCATCTCATCGACCAAAGGAGTGAAGTTGAAACCTTTTGTAGCTCGTCAGTTAAGTAGGAGATCAGATGGATGGACCTCTTCGAAGCACCGCCTCCATTTAAG CATAGGGACCTCTCGTGTTCTCGGACCAGTCAGAAGACCTTTAAAGATCTTAGCTTTCAAAGGCAGCGCCCAGAGCAATGAATCAGGAAGCAGATCAAGTGGATATAAATTGCCAAAGGATTCTGTTAAACTCTCGTATGTACCACATGAGGGTGAAGAAACTGCAACAGAATCTCTAGATGTCCAGAATGTCTATGCTTCAGAAGGAGATGGGACTTCACTAGGATCTGTAGCTATTCAGAAGTTATTTAAGAAATGGTTGATGATTTTGCGCACAAAATCTTCTAGTCCAGCAACTAATGGAGTTTTGGGTGAGAGACCATCTGAGAGTAAAATTTCAGAACATCAAAGTGACGACCAGAAGCAGGTAACAGTGAAGATTGTGAAGGCAGCTTGGTGTTACTTTCTGGGACTGGATGCAATGATAAAGATTCCACTACTGATATT CATACCGTGGTACCTGGCAGTGAATATTGTTTATGGGTCCAGTGTCTCGAAGGAGTTAAGACCTTTGTGGATCCTTGGGCCACTGATCATGGCTCTCTACATTAAAATGCTCCAGGGACTCTGTGCTCTCTATGTCTTCACTTTTAAGCAAACAATGATTGTGGTGAAGAACTTCCCAACCTACACTCTACTAGCTTACAACTATATGGCCCAAGGGAAGCTCAAGGAAGACCTACGAGCCCGTTTCTGGCAACCTGTGCTTGACACTAAAAATTTGGATTACAAAGCTTTGTCTAAGAGGAAACTTATAGAGTTTGGAGAATGGGTGGCCGAGAAGTACGTGGATTATGTGGAGTCAATATGGCCATTCTATTGCAGAACAATCAGGTTTCTAAAAAAGGCAAATCTCATTTAG